One genomic region from Pirellulales bacterium encodes:
- a CDS encoding zf-HC2 domain-containing protein has product MTQAELRELGTQRSCQQVLDFLLAYLDGELPASEQAIFDAHLAICAACRNYLDSYQATLRLVKSSHDDQSAASLPQLPEELVQAILAARENT; this is encoded by the coding sequence ATGACACAGGCGGAATTGCGGGAACTTGGAACTCAGCGTAGCTGCCAACAGGTGCTGGATTTTCTCTTGGCCTATTTGGATGGGGAATTGCCCGCGTCCGAACAGGCGATTTTTGACGCGCATCTGGCCATTTGCGCCGCATGCCGGAATTATCTGGACAGTTATCAGGCCACGCTACGATTAGTCAAATCCAGCCACGACGATCAATCAGCCGCCTCGCTGCCGCAATTGCCGGAAGAACTGGTCCAAGCGATCCTGGCCGCGCGGGAAAATACCTGA
- a CDS encoding sigma-70 family RNA polymerase sigma factor — translation MDRLRRQEATAYGELVRDYGPKLLAVIGRYIHCESTAQDVLQEAFISAFRGLANFQAESTLGTWLHRIAVNAALMKLRGQKRHPETAIGDLLPQYLPDGHRLHPGPAWNASSLDGLVTVEMRQLVRRAVDQLPESYRTVILLRDLEERSTAETADLLMISEGVVKTRLHRARQALREILDRHFQGEAV, via the coding sequence TTGGATCGCCTGCGCCGGCAAGAGGCCACGGCTTATGGAGAATTGGTGCGCGACTACGGACCAAAGCTGCTAGCGGTTATTGGGCGTTATATCCATTGCGAATCGACCGCCCAGGATGTGTTGCAAGAAGCATTTATATCGGCATTTCGGGGGTTGGCGAATTTTCAAGCAGAATCAACATTGGGAACGTGGTTGCACCGGATCGCGGTCAACGCCGCGCTCATGAAACTGCGCGGCCAAAAACGACATCCCGAGACGGCGATTGGAGATTTATTGCCGCAATACTTGCCCGATGGGCACCGGCTGCATCCCGGTCCCGCGTGGAATGCGTCGAGCCTGGATGGATTGGTGACGGTTGAAATGCGGCAGTTGGTACGGCGGGCGGTCGATCAATTGCCCGAGAGTTATCGCACGGTGATCCTGTTGCGGGACCTGGAAGAGCGGAGCACGGCGGAGACTGCCGACCTCCTGATGATTAGCGAGGGGGTCGTTAAAACCCGATTGCACCGTGCGCGACAAGCTTTGCGGGAAATTTTGGACCGGCACTTTCAGGGGGAAGCGGTATGA
- a CDS encoding redoxin domain-containing protein, which yields MMNSTHAWPTPKWRLGIWCLLILLAGGGILSLAVGGGEQKETASSPGSATVKPEESSMAPELTGLRTWFNSEPLELRNLRGKVVLVHFWTFGCINCLRNLPLYNQWQADFAKQGVVIIGVHTPEFDHEADSQAVAEQLKKHKIDYAVATDPDSKTWDAFKNRYWPAIYVIDRQGHIRHRWEGELEHNQAGGDGQIRTLVERLLAEQPR from the coding sequence ATGATGAATTCCACGCATGCCTGGCCCACGCCCAAGTGGCGGTTAGGGATCTGGTGTCTGCTGATTTTGCTGGCTGGGGGAGGGATATTGAGTCTGGCTGTTGGAGGGGGCGAGCAGAAAGAGACAGCCAGTTCCCCGGGATCAGCAACGGTCAAGCCGGAGGAATCGAGCATGGCTCCCGAGCTTACCGGACTGCGTACTTGGTTTAACTCCGAACCCCTCGAGCTTCGCAACTTGCGCGGCAAAGTCGTGCTGGTTCACTTTTGGACCTTTGGTTGCATCAACTGCCTGCGCAACCTCCCCCTGTATAACCAATGGCAAGCAGACTTTGCCAAGCAGGGCGTGGTCATCATTGGCGTCCATACCCCGGAATTTGACCACGAAGCCGATTCCCAAGCGGTCGCGGAACAATTAAAAAAGCACAAAATCGATTACGCCGTGGCGACCGATCCCGATTCTAAGACATGGGATGCGTTTAAGAATCGGTATTGGCCGGCGATTTATGTCATTGATCGGCAGGGCCACATCCGCCACCGCTGGGAAGGAGAATTAGAGCATAACCAAGCGGGGGGCGATGGGCAAATTCGGACGTTGGTGGAGCGTCTTTTGGCCGAACAACCTCGTTAA
- the msrP gene encoding protein-methionine-sulfoxide reductase catalytic subunit MsrP, which translates to MDSTRPIPGSQITSERLYFNRRDLLRAGAIAATATATGFGYRWLNSPGGMALELPPLPGYTPRAATPADLASGFRTTEPANTLMHITNYNNYYEFTTNKEMVSSKSMNFRARPWTLRVDGLVHKPRTFDLDELYKLFPPVERVYRMRCVEGWSMVIPWNGFPLQQLLNLVEPTSAAMYVAFETLLDPARFPGQRTMVLPWPYMEGLRLDEAMHPLTLIATGIYGKELPAPNGAPLRLVVPWKYGFKGIKAISRITLTEMQPKTTWNEAAMQEYGFLANVNPAVDHPRWSQATEQRLGEAGRRPTLPFNGYADQVADLYRGVDLRRYF; encoded by the coding sequence ATGGACAGCACTCGACCCATTCCCGGCAGTCAGATCACTTCGGAACGGCTCTATTTCAATCGCCGGGATTTACTGCGGGCGGGTGCCATCGCGGCGACCGCCACCGCGACTGGCTTTGGTTACCGTTGGCTAAACTCTCCCGGCGGCATGGCTTTAGAATTACCGCCATTGCCCGGTTACACCCCCCGTGCGGCCACGCCCGCGGATTTGGCCAGTGGTTTTCGCACCACCGAGCCGGCCAACACCCTCATGCACATCACCAACTACAACAACTATTACGAATTCACGACCAATAAAGAGATGGTCTCTTCCAAATCGATGAATTTTCGCGCGCGTCCCTGGACATTGCGGGTGGATGGCCTGGTGCATAAGCCGCGAACCTTTGACCTGGATGAACTCTATAAGCTGTTTCCCCCCGTGGAGCGCGTCTATCGGATGCGCTGTGTCGAAGGGTGGTCGATGGTCATCCCCTGGAACGGCTTTCCCCTGCAACAGTTGCTCAACCTGGTCGAACCGACCAGCGCGGCCATGTATGTCGCCTTTGAGACGCTGCTCGATCCCGCGCGCTTTCCGGGCCAGCGGACGATGGTCCTTCCCTGGCCCTATATGGAAGGGCTCCGCCTGGATGAGGCCATGCATCCGCTCACGCTGATTGCCACGGGTATTTACGGGAAGGAACTCCCCGCCCCCAACGGCGCGCCCCTGCGCTTGGTCGTCCCCTGGAAATATGGCTTTAAGGGTATCAAGGCAATCTCGCGGATTACCCTGACCGAAATGCAGCCCAAGACCACCTGGAACGAAGCCGCCATGCAAGAATACGGCTTTTTGGCCAATGTCAACCCCGCCGTCGATCATCCCCGCTGGAGCCAAGCCACCGAACAACGCCTGGGCGAGGCGGGTCGCAGGCCCACGTTGCCGTTTAATGGTTACGCGGATCAAGTTGCGGATTTGTACCGGGGTGTGGATTTGCGTCGCTATTTCTAG
- a CDS encoding FAD-binding oxidoreductase → MSEIRFFKGMLLINAAVPALLLAWDAWWRDLGANPVNFALRSTGLLALVFLILTLAITPLARLTGWKTPIPLRRILGVYAFLYAAVHFAIFVVFDRDLSLASTASEIASRLYLTIGAAGLLAMLPLAVTSTNGMIRRLGPQRWKLLHRLAYVAAIAGVAHYILLVKADLEQPLVFAAVLAALLIYRLAAHYWQLRSFYHAAQRTGQGGDHPVTMAATSAVSTVGGSGATQNGTAAALLGREGHEQNTPATARGKNWMGQLTVTRIFQETPHVRTFRLAGNGGELPFDYLPGQFLTLSLNIDGRPVKRSYTIASSPTRGAYCELTVKREEQGLVSRYLHERIQPGDELTVTAPGGKFVFTGEEAPGIVLIAGGVGITPLMSKIRYLTDRAWPGEIHLIYAVRDESDVIFEEELAYLQKRHENLRVCVTLSQATSELWTGERGRVSLELLERKIPRYRDFPLHICGPGEMNKAVKQLLLDAGIPAEQIRQESFGAAKAKPATPHEPAEASMATAPATNNTAGGSPRGVTRHAALAGSMPNAAQAATTAPAALSAPMANLARIEFARSGKSVSVGPTTTILEAAEQIGVPLDYDCRSGVCGTCKVKLLRGQVRMANRDALEPSDVAANIILGCQAVCQGPVSIDA, encoded by the coding sequence ATGTCCGAAATCCGCTTTTTTAAGGGAATGCTGTTAATCAATGCCGCCGTCCCGGCACTATTGCTGGCTTGGGATGCATGGTGGCGCGATCTGGGGGCCAATCCGGTCAATTTTGCCCTGCGCTCGACGGGACTATTAGCGCTGGTATTTCTCATTCTGACCCTGGCCATTACGCCATTGGCCCGCCTGACCGGTTGGAAAACACCCATCCCGCTACGGCGCATCCTGGGCGTGTATGCGTTTTTGTACGCCGCCGTGCATTTCGCGATTTTTGTGGTCTTTGACCGGGACCTAAGTTTGGCCAGCACCGCCAGCGAGATTGCCTCGCGGCTGTATTTGACGATTGGCGCGGCGGGATTACTGGCAATGCTGCCATTGGCGGTAACCTCGACTAATGGGATGATCCGCCGCCTCGGCCCGCAGCGCTGGAAATTGCTGCACCGGCTGGCGTATGTGGCGGCCATCGCGGGAGTGGCGCATTACATCTTGTTGGTCAAAGCCGATCTGGAACAACCGCTAGTCTTTGCGGCGGTATTGGCGGCACTGCTGATTTATCGGCTGGCGGCGCATTATTGGCAACTACGAAGTTTTTATCATGCCGCGCAGCGGACGGGGCAGGGGGGGGATCATCCTGTCACCATGGCAGCCACATCCGCTGTCTCGACAGTCGGCGGCTCCGGGGCGACACAAAATGGGACCGCGGCCGCCTTGTTGGGCAGGGAGGGGCACGAACAAAACACCCCCGCGACCGCGCGCGGAAAAAACTGGATGGGCCAACTGACCGTGACCCGCATCTTTCAGGAGACACCGCACGTGCGGACGTTTCGCCTGGCGGGGAATGGGGGTGAACTGCCATTTGATTATCTGCCGGGACAGTTCTTGACATTATCGCTCAATATCGACGGCCGTCCGGTCAAGCGATCCTACACGATCGCCTCCAGTCCCACGCGCGGCGCTTATTGCGAATTAACCGTCAAGCGGGAAGAGCAGGGACTGGTGTCACGGTATTTGCATGAACGCATACAACCTGGGGATGAGCTGACGGTCACCGCCCCGGGGGGAAAATTTGTGTTCACCGGCGAGGAAGCCCCGGGAATCGTGCTGATCGCGGGGGGGGTCGGCATCACGCCGCTCATGTCCAAGATTCGCTATCTGACCGATCGAGCCTGGCCGGGAGAAATCCATTTGATCTATGCGGTGCGCGACGAGTCCGATGTGATCTTTGAAGAGGAATTAGCCTATCTGCAAAAACGCCATGAAAATCTGCGGGTCTGCGTGACCTTATCCCAAGCGACCAGCGAACTGTGGACTGGCGAACGGGGACGGGTGTCGCTAGAGCTTTTGGAACGCAAAATTCCCCGTTATCGCGATTTTCCGCTGCACATTTGCGGACCGGGCGAAATGAACAAGGCGGTCAAGCAACTCTTGTTAGACGCGGGTATCCCGGCCGAGCAGATCCGGCAGGAATCGTTTGGAGCGGCCAAGGCCAAACCCGCAACCCCCCACGAACCCGCAGAGGCAAGCATGGCGACCGCCCCCGCGACAAACAACACCGCGGGGGGATCCCCACGCGGCGTGACGCGGCATGCTGCGCTGGCCGGGTCCATGCCCAATGCCGCGCAGGCGGCGACGACAGCCCCGGCAGCATTGTCTGCCCCGATGGCCAACCTGGCGCGAATAGAGTTTGCCCGTTCGGGCAAATCGGTCAGTGTGGGTCCGACGACAACGATTCTAGAAGCGGCTGAGCAGATTGGCGTGCCGCTGGATTATGATTGCCGTTCCGGAGTGTGCGGCACGTGCAAGGTGAAACTGCTGCGCGGCCAGGTGCGGATGGCCAACCGCGACGCCCTGGAACCGAGCGACGTCGCGGCCAATATCATCCTAGGCTGTCAGGCGGTTTGCCAGGGACCCGTGAGCATCGACGCGTAA
- the glyA gene encoding serine hydroxymethyltransferase, which yields MNFIEIEDRPVWDAIEAEINRQQEGLEMIASENYTSPAIMQAVGSVLTNKYAEGYPGRRYYGGCEYVDIVENLARDRAKQLFGAEHANVQPHSGSQANMAVYLSTLQPGDTVLGLDLAHGGHLTHGMKLNISGILYNFVSYGVTRDTHRIDFDQVAALAREHRPKLIVAGASAYPREIPHDKFAEIAKSVGAKLFVDMAHYAGLVAAGLHHNPVPVADFVSTTTHKTLRGPRAGLVLCKSEYAKDLDRNVFPGLQGGPLMHVVAGKAICFGEALRPDYKLYIQQVIANAQTLAAELLSGGARLVSGGTENHLLLVDVTVLGTSGKVAEQALDKCGITCNKNMIPYDERKPMDPSGIRLGTPALTTRGMGVTEMKTIAGWILQALRQPEDEKMHRRLHGEVFDLCRQFPVPASKLVEVG from the coding sequence ATGAATTTTATCGAAATCGAAGACCGCCCCGTCTGGGATGCCATCGAAGCGGAAATCAATCGCCAGCAGGAAGGGCTGGAGATGATCGCCAGCGAGAACTACACTAGTCCCGCCATCATGCAGGCGGTCGGCAGCGTGCTGACCAACAAATACGCCGAGGGGTATCCCGGCCGACGGTATTATGGCGGGTGCGAGTACGTCGACATTGTCGAAAATTTGGCTCGCGACCGGGCCAAGCAACTGTTTGGCGCGGAACATGCCAACGTGCAACCCCACTCCGGCAGCCAGGCCAATATGGCCGTCTACCTCTCCACGCTACAACCCGGCGACACGGTGCTGGGCCTGGACCTGGCCCATGGCGGCCACCTGACGCACGGCATGAAGCTGAACATCAGCGGCATTTTGTATAACTTTGTTAGTTATGGCGTGACCCGCGACACCCACCGAATCGACTTTGACCAGGTGGCGGCGCTCGCGCGGGAACATCGTCCCAAGCTGATCGTCGCCGGGGCAAGCGCGTATCCGCGTGAAATTCCCCATGACAAATTCGCGGAGATTGCTAAATCCGTGGGGGCCAAGCTGTTTGTCGATATGGCGCATTATGCGGGATTGGTGGCGGCGGGCCTGCACCATAATCCCGTGCCGGTGGCGGATTTTGTCAGCACGACCACGCATAAAACGCTGCGCGGCCCGCGCGCGGGGCTGGTCTTGTGCAAAAGCGAATACGCCAAGGACCTGGACCGCAACGTGTTCCCCGGCCTCCAGGGGGGCCCGCTGATGCATGTGGTCGCGGGCAAGGCGATCTGCTTTGGCGAGGCGCTCCGCCCCGATTACAAATTGTACATCCAACAAGTCATTGCCAACGCCCAAACCCTGGCCGCGGAACTGCTGTCGGGCGGGGCGCGGCTAGTTAGCGGCGGCACCGAAAACCATTTGCTCTTGGTCGATGTGACGGTGTTGGGAACCAGCGGCAAAGTGGCCGAACAGGCGCTAGATAAGTGCGGCATCACCTGCAATAAAAACATGATCCCCTATGACGAGCGCAAACCGATGGACCCCAGCGGCATCCGCCTGGGGACTCCCGCGCTCACCACCCGCGGCATGGGCGTGACAGAAATGAAGACCATCGCGGGCTGGATTTTGCAGGCGCTGCGCCAGCCGGAGGATGAAAAAATGCACCGCCGGCTGCATGGCGAAGTCTTTGACCTGTGCCGACAATTCCCCGTCCCGGCTAGTAAACTGGTGGAAGTGGGGTAG
- a CDS encoding 2-hydroxyacid dehydrogenase, producing MRTAVFSTKPYDQESLLAANTQAGHELVFYSPRLTPESVKLAAGFPAICAFVSDQLDAPVLEYLAAEGTRLITLRCAGFNQVDLRAAARLGLTILRVPAYSPYAVAEHAVGMMLALNRKFHKAYNRVREGNFNLAGLLGFDMHGRTVGVIGTGKIGECAARILLGFGCRVLAHDVVENPACVAAGVQYASLPDVLAQADIITLHCPLLPSTYHLINEAAFAQMKRGVMLINTSRGALVDAAAAICALKSGHLGYLGLDVYEEEGDLFFEDFSQKVIHDDIFTRLLTFNNVLITGHQAFFTADALKQIALTTVANLTAFERGESLVNQVAADK from the coding sequence ATGCGCACCGCCGTTTTTAGCACCAAACCGTATGACCAAGAGTCCCTGCTGGCGGCCAACACCCAGGCGGGGCACGAACTGGTCTTTTATTCCCCGCGGCTCACTCCCGAAAGCGTTAAGCTGGCGGCGGGCTTTCCGGCGATCTGCGCTTTTGTCAGCGACCAACTCGACGCGCCCGTGCTGGAGTATCTTGCCGCCGAGGGAACGCGGCTCATTACCCTGCGCTGCGCGGGTTTTAACCAGGTCGACCTGCGCGCGGCGGCCAGGCTGGGACTGACCATTCTCCGCGTGCCCGCCTACAGTCCCTATGCCGTCGCCGAACATGCCGTCGGGATGATGCTCGCCCTCAATCGTAAATTTCACAAAGCGTACAACCGCGTCCGCGAGGGAAATTTTAACCTCGCCGGACTGCTGGGCTTTGACATGCATGGGCGGACCGTCGGCGTGATCGGCACGGGTAAAATAGGGGAGTGCGCGGCCCGCATCTTACTGGGATTTGGCTGCCGGGTGCTGGCCCATGATGTTGTGGAAAATCCCGCCTGTGTGGCGGCGGGGGTGCAATATGCATCTCTTCCGGATGTACTGGCCCAGGCGGATATTATCACGCTACATTGCCCGCTCTTACCCAGTACCTATCATTTGATCAATGAAGCGGCTTTTGCCCAGATGAAACGGGGGGTCATGTTGATCAACACCAGTCGCGGCGCGCTGGTGGATGCCGCGGCGGCTATTTGCGCCCTCAAATCGGGGCACCTGGGCTACCTGGGCCTGGATGTCTATGAAGAAGAAGGGGACCTGTTTTTTGAGGATTTTAGCCAAAAAGTGATCCACGACGACATTTTCACGCGGCTGCTCACTTTTAATAATGTGCTGATCACGGGGCACCAGGCTTTTTTTACCGCGGACGCCCTGAAACAGATCGCCCTGACCACGGTAGCCAATTTGACCGCCTTTGAGCGGGGGGAGTCGCTGGTAAATCAAGTGGCGGCTGATAAGTAA
- the scpB gene encoding SMC-Scp complex subunit ScpB — translation MAKVEAILFIAREPLTSRKIAQLTDLPDGTAARTVIRRLNAFYDSSGSAFVVREIAGGYQLFSRPQFGPWLRKLLQTSLEVRLSGPALETLAVIAYRQPLLRSEVEAIRGVQCGDLLRQLLERDFVRIIGRTDDLGRPLLYGTTKKFMQVFGLRHLDELPRAEQLRKSSVLAEAPSISDGRSPTGADVPLAAALSDSGEPVL, via the coding sequence ATGGCCAAGGTGGAGGCGATTTTGTTTATCGCGCGTGAACCTTTGACCAGCCGCAAGATTGCGCAGTTAACCGACTTGCCAGACGGGACGGCGGCCCGTACAGTGATACGCCGTTTGAATGCGTTTTATGATAGCTCGGGTAGTGCGTTTGTGGTGCGGGAGATCGCGGGAGGATACCAGTTATTTTCACGGCCGCAGTTTGGACCATGGCTGAGAAAATTGCTGCAGACCTCGTTGGAGGTTCGCCTCAGCGGTCCGGCGTTGGAGACGCTGGCCGTGATTGCCTATCGCCAGCCCTTATTACGGTCCGAGGTGGAGGCCATTCGCGGCGTGCAGTGCGGTGACTTGTTGCGTCAGTTATTGGAACGGGATTTTGTGCGAATAATTGGCCGGACCGATGACCTTGGCCGCCCCTTATTATACGGAACAACTAAAAAATTTATGCAGGTTTTCGGTCTGCGGCATCTCGACGAGCTGCCCCGGGCCGAACAGTTGCGTAAATCCAGTGTCCTGGCGGAGGCACCGTCCATTTCCGATGGCCGGTCCCCCACCGGCGCGGATGTGCCACTGGCCGCGGCGTTATCGGATTCCGGCGAACCTGTCCTGTAA